TCCGGTATGAAAAGACTTGATATCGACCCGACAAATGTGGAAATGGGTTGGATCATGGATTTCTGCTGTCAGGCCCTGAGAAATATCATCATCGGTATTGATGGAGTTAATGGCAAGGCTGACGGGTTCATGATGAAATCCAAGTTCGGTATCGCTGTTTCTTCAGAAGTCATGGCTATCCTCGCCATTGCAACCGACCTGAAAGACATGCGTGAGAGAATGGGTAAAATTGTTGTTGCCTATGACAAGAAAGGTAACCCTGTCACCACCGAAGACCTGCAGGTTGCCGGAGCAATGACCGCCTGGATGGTTGACGCGCTCAATCCGTCACTCATGCAGACTCTCGAAGGACAACCGGTAATTGTCCACGCTGGACCTTTTGCCAATATCGCCATCGGACAGAGTTCCGTCATTGCCGATAAAGTCGGTCTCAAACTCGCTGACTATCATGTCACCGAATCAGGTTTTGGTGCGGATATCGGCTTTGAAAAATTCTGGAACCTCAAATGCCGCTATTCCGGCCTTACTCCGGACTGTGCAGTTGTTGTTGCCACAATCCGCGCTTTGAAGTGTCACGGTGGCGCTCCGGTCCCTGTCCCGGGCAAACCAATGCCTGAAGAATACCTGACTGAAAATGTTGAATGGGTTGCCAAGGGATGTGCTAACCTTATCCATCACATCAGGAATGTCCGTAAGGCCGGAATCAGCCCTGTGGTCTGCATCAATGCTTTCTACACTGATACCGATGCTGAAATCGCAAAAGTACGTGAACTCTGTGAAGCGGAAGGCGCAAAAGTTGCCCTTTCCAGACATTGGGAAAAAGGTGGCGAGGGTGCCATTGAATTTGCTGAAGCTGTTATTGAGGCGTGTGAAGAAAAAACCGAGTTCAAGTTCCTCTATGATCTCGACATGCCCATCAAGGAAAGAATTGAACTTATCGCCACAGAAGTATACGGTGCAGATGGTGTTGATTACTCCAATGATGCCAATAAAGCGATTGAGAGAATCCAGGCAGACCCCGAGCTTTCAAAACTTGGTATGTGCATGGTAAAAACTCACCTTTCACTCTCTGACAATCCAGCCCTGAAAGGTGTACCCAAGGGATGGCGTCTGACCATCCGGGAAGTTCTCACCTACGGTGGTGCCGGCTTTATCGTACCTGTTGCCGGAACCATCAGCCTGATGCCTGGTACCGGTTCTAATCCGGCATTCAAACGTGTTGATGTTGACGTGGAAACCGGTAAAGTTGAAGGTGTCTTCTAGCAGGTGCTTTTTTTACTGAGTTAGTGTCTGTCCAGAAATGAGATTTTTTGTTTTTCGTAGTGATACAGAAATCGGGCAAAAAGACCATTTATGGACAGGCATGAGTTAAGGGAAAAAGTATCCTCACTCTACATTTACAGGAGTTCTTATAATGACTGCCCAAATCATTAGTGGTACCGAAATACGAAAGGAAATTCTTGCGGAAATCAAGCAGGAAGTTGAAGAGATGAATGAAAAACATGGTGTCGTGCCAGGCCTGGTTACCATTCTGGTTGGTTCCAGCCCCGCATCCATCAGTTATGTCACTCTGAAGGTTAAAACTGCTGTCAGCCTGGGATTCAAGGAAATCCAGGATGATCAGCCGGACGATATTTCTGAAGAGGATCTCCTTGCCCTGATAGACAAATATAATAACGATCCGGAAATCCACGGCATCCTGGTGCAATTGCCGCTTCCCAAGCATATCGATGACAAAAAGGTTCTCAATGCCATCGATCCCGACAAGGATGTTGATGCATTCCATCCCGTCAATGTCGGCCGCCTGATGATCGGTGGAGACGAGGTCCGTTTCCTCCCCTGTACCCCGCAGGTATCCAGGAAATGATTGTCCGGTCGGGTACTGAAACGTCAGGTGCTGAAGTTGTGGTAGTCGGTCGATCCAATATCGTCGGTAAACCAATCGCCATGATGATGGCCCAGAAGGGCGTAGGTGCAAATTCAACTGTCACTATTGTCCATACCCGGACAAAAGACCTGGCCGCTCACTGCAAGCGCGCTGATATTCTCATCGTGGCCGCTGGTGTCCCCGATCTGGTTAAACCGGAGTGGATCAAACCAGGCGCAACTGTTATTGATGTGGGTGTAAACCGTGTTGGCATGAATAAGGAAACCGGTAAGGCCATCCTTAAAGGGGATGTTGATTTCGAAAAAGCAAAGGAAATTGCCGGGAAAATTACGCCTGTACCAGGTGGTGTTGGACCAATGACCATCACCATGTTGATGAAAAATACACTGAACTCTGCCAAGAAAACTCTTGGGATATAATTTTCAAATCATATCAACCGAGTTTTTCTGTTGCATACCAGGAAGCCCGAAAGATCCACACTGTGGTTCTTTCGGGCTTTTCTCTTGAAAAATACAAACTCCCTGAGATCTGCATTCTTTTTCAGTGGTGATGATGGTGATGATGTCCTTCTCCTTTCTCCTCCACTTCTCCACCGGCCTCCTGCAAGGCTGCAGTCAAATACTCATTCACCTTTTCCATACTTCCTATCGCATGACTGATATGGTGAGCAATTTCCTGATTTCCTTCTTCTTTCATCGTTTCCTGCCATTTGGCAAATTCATTCGCATGCCCTTTATTGTGATCAATCCAGTGCTGTAAAAGGATTCTTAGTTTTTCTTTGTTTTCCATAAAATCTCCAAGTTCAGATTAAATATAACCACCGTACCATCCTGTTACGGTTTAAAGAGATACACCTTCCCTTCATTAAAATCAATCCGATCGAGAGACATTCCGGAAAATTCCTTCTCCCCTTCAAAGAGGGTTGTAATCAGGAGTCCATCTTCAACGATTTTCAAGGCGGTGACATTTTCCAGCAGGAGTTTTTCATTTCCATTTTCATTGAGCACTACATTTGTCTGACACATTAAGAAACCTCATTCGTCGCATTATACATCTTTCAGTTATTCCGGACACAAATAAGCCCATCATCTTTTCATTAAGCATGATGGGCCTATCTTCCAAGAACTTTTTTTAGTATCAATCAATTTCAGGCCGTGGATACAACCCGGCCCGCTCAACCATTTCAGGAACCTTTTCCTCCCATTCAATAGCCATCACATGAAAACCGGCGACACCTTTCACCTCTTTCAACCTCTGCATAGCTTCAACGGCAATTGTAATTCCCTCATCGGCCTGTTTGTCCTTGGGAACTCCTGAAAGACGCTTGACAAGCTCTTCAGGCACATCCATACCCGGAACAGCACGGCGCAGGTATTTGGCCATACCCACTGAGCGCATGGGTGTAATTCCCGGGAGAATAAAGACCTTCTCATGGAGTCCACGGTCACAGACGCCTTTCATCCATTCTTCAAATTTATCTAAGTTATAGACACATTGAGTCTGAATGAATTCGGCACCCGCCGCTATTTTCTTGGCAAGACGGGGAACCCGGATTTTAAACGGATCAGCAAAAGGATTGGCCGCTGCACCGACAAAAAGATTGGGAGGTACTTTTATGGCGTCACCCCCAAGAAACTTTCCTTCATCCCGCATATGACGTGCCGTCTGGATAAGCTGCATGGAGTCAATATCAAAAACATTCTGGGCGGCGGGATGATCTCCGAAACTCTGGTGGTCACCAGACAGGCAGAGCATATTATTTATCCCAAATGATGCAGCTCCCAGGATATCACTCTGCAGCGCAATTCTGTTCCTGTCCCTGACAACCATCTGTAAAACAGGATCAAGTCCCTGCTGCTTTAAGTGAACACAGGCTGCCAGACTGCAGAGCCGGGTAACAGAAGTCTGGTTGTCGGTAATATTAATCGAGTCCACATGATCTTTAATCAACTCACCTTTTTTTATGATTCCGGCGGGATCACTGGATCTGGGTGGTCCACACTCGCTGGTTACCGCCAGATGTCCACTTTTCAGTATTTTCTCAAGTCTGCTGTTCGTTTTCAGTTCCACGATTAAAACCCCTCCACTTTAAATGACCGAGGTCCACCGGCGCGGTCTTTTGACCAATCCTTGACTGGAGTTATTTTCTCGTAATCCTCCATTTTTCCAAGTGCGTCAAGACGATTGACAACAAGCTGCCACGCACAATCTATATCCTTTGATATTTCACATTTGCCCATGGTTGATCCCCCACAGGGACCGTTCAGCAATCGTTTGCAACATCGAGTTACAGGACATACACCACCAGTAATTCCCAAAACGCAATCTCCACATGCCTGGCATTTTTCCATAAACAGACCATCCTCGGGGACATCTCCCAGGAAGGTCGTATTCAAGGCCGGGTACACAGGAGTACTTTCATATTTTGCAGCCATGAACTGCACTCCTATACCACAGGCCAGACTCAGAACCGCTTCAGTTTTTTCTAGAAGTTCCTGGGCCGAATCAAAAAACGGATGTTCACACTGACGTTCAATGCCGCCATGAACAATCTC
The DNA window shown above is from Desulfomarina profundi and carries:
- a CDS encoding formate--tetrahydrofolate ligase, with the protein product MPLDPTKHADWEIAQEAEKTMLTIYEIGEKLGLTKEELLPQGHYIAKIDFRAVLERLKDKPNGKYIDVTAISPTPLGEGKSTSSMGLVQGLGKLGKKVCAAIRQPSGGPTMNIKGSAAGGGLAQCIPLTPFSLGFTGDINAIMNAHNLAMVALTSRMQHERNYTDEQLERLSGMKRLDIDPTNVEMGWIMDFCCQALRNIIIGIDGVNGKADGFMMKSKFGIAVSSEVMAILAIATDLKDMRERMGKIVVAYDKKGNPVTTEDLQVAGAMTAWMVDALNPSLMQTLEGQPVIVHAGPFANIAIGQSSVIADKVGLKLADYHVTESGFGADIGFEKFWNLKCRYSGLTPDCAVVVATIRALKCHGGAPVPVPGKPMPEEYLTENVEWVAKGCANLIHHIRNVRKAGISPVVCINAFYTDTDAEIAKVRELCEAEGAKVALSRHWEKGGEGAIEFAEAVIEACEEKTEFKFLYDLDMPIKERIELIATEVYGADGVDYSNDANKAIERIQADPELSKLGMCMVKTHLSLSDNPALKGVPKGWRLTIREVLTYGGAGFIVPVAGTISLMPGTGSNPAFKRVDVDVETGKVEGVF
- a CDS encoding CooT family nickel-binding protein, whose translation is MCQTNVVLNENGNEKLLLENVTALKIVEDGLLITTLFEGEKEFSGMSLDRIDFNEGKVYLFKP
- a CDS encoding methylenetetrahydrofolate reductase produces the protein MELKTNSRLEKILKSGHLAVTSECGPPRSSDPAGIIKKGELIKDHVDSINITDNQTSVTRLCSLAACVHLKQQGLDPVLQMVVRDRNRIALQSDILGAASFGINNMLCLSGDHQSFGDHPAAQNVFDIDSMQLIQTARHMRDEGKFLGGDAIKVPPNLFVGAAANPFADPFKIRVPRLAKKIAAGAEFIQTQCVYNLDKFEEWMKGVCDRGLHEKVFILPGITPMRSVGMAKYLRRAVPGMDVPEELVKRLSGVPKDKQADEGITIAVEAMQRLKEVKGVAGFHVMAIEWEEKVPEMVERAGLYPRPEID
- a CDS encoding methylenetetrahydrofolate reductase C-terminal domain-containing protein, yielding MIVGEQKPFDEVWEMVKDHKQLTVFGCNTCVAVCHQGGNKEAEILASLLRMRATQENVDIEIVHGGIERQCEHPFFDSAQELLEKTEAVLSLACGIGVQFMAAKYESTPVYPALNTTFLGDVPEDGLFMEKCQACGDCVLGITGGVCPVTRCCKRLLNGPCGGSTMGKCEISKDIDCAWQLVVNRLDALGKMEDYEKITPVKDWSKDRAGGPRSFKVEGF